A section of the Roseovarius sp. W115 genome encodes:
- a CDS encoding endonuclease/exonuclease/phosphatase family protein yields the protein MTDFTIASFNVKNLIGAEKEYYQFQTYSPEEYAWKKDWLADQLLTLDADIVGFQEIFEEEPLRDVIEETSRRAHALNDASIPDKSKRYHRKAIFRKLAVTPYDDATLAFAPNAADSGEAGRRRPGVAILSRLGFEGRPEILQDLDKPLHIPFNTLRGMEGDKDAGHYTLRRLSRPILKARIPVGGQSVTVFNCHLKSKLGEHIRPDGADFAPEEDLTNYDPVGRALGSLRSALRRMAEAWVLRREIVAELKAGHPVMVLGDFNDGEHAVSTEIITGETPFKNYAWMLRHDAKEYSDRYSEEESAQITEDIQAVRLHSAEKLFVRKSLRDMVYTSAFGGVYESIDQIFMSQHFHPEFTDRVGEMSYFSVFNDHLTDGSHPEAPYNKLASDHGQIMAHVRMRGANNKS from the coding sequence ATGACCGACTTCACCATCGCCTCTTTCAACGTCAAGAACCTCATCGGCGCGGAAAAGGAATATTATCAGTTCCAGACCTACTCGCCCGAAGAATACGCGTGGAAGAAAGACTGGCTTGCTGATCAGCTTTTGACACTTGATGCGGACATTGTCGGGTTTCAGGAGATTTTCGAGGAAGAGCCGCTGCGTGATGTGATCGAGGAAACCTCGCGCCGCGCACATGCGCTCAATGACGCCAGCATCCCGGACAAATCCAAGCGCTATCACCGCAAGGCGATCTTCCGCAAACTGGCGGTGACACCCTATGATGATGCGACCCTGGCCTTTGCCCCCAACGCCGCCGATAGCGGTGAGGCAGGGCGGCGGCGCCCGGGCGTGGCGATCCTGTCTCGGCTGGGTTTTGAGGGGCGCCCCGAAATCTTGCAAGATCTTGATAAGCCTTTGCATATTCCCTTCAACACCTTGCGCGGCATGGAGGGCGACAAGGATGCCGGGCACTACACGCTGCGCCGCCTGTCGCGCCCGATCCTGAAGGCACGCATCCCCGTAGGCGGGCAAAGCGTGACCGTGTTCAACTGTCACCTGAAATCCAAATTGGGTGAGCACATCAGACCCGATGGCGCGGATTTTGCACCCGAAGAAGACCTGACCAACTACGACCCCGTCGGCCGCGCGCTCGGCTCATTGCGCTCTGCGCTGCGACGTATGGCCGAAGCCTGGGTGCTCAGGCGCGAAATTGTGGCCGAATTGAAAGCAGGCCATCCTGTCATGGTGCTGGGCGATTTCAACGATGGCGAACACGCTGTTTCGACCGAGATAATCACAGGCGAAACCCCCTTCAAAAACTACGCCTGGATGCTGCGCCACGACGCAAAAGAATATTCTGACCGCTATTCCGAGGAAGAGAGCGCGCAGATCACCGAAGACATCCAGGCCGTGCGGCTGCATTCGGCCGAGAAGCTGTTTGTGCGTAAATCCCTGCGCGACATGGTGTATACCTCGGCCTTTGGCGGGGTGTATGAAAGCATTGACCAGATTTTCATGTCCCAACACTTTCATCCCGAATTTACCGACCGCGTCGGCGAAATGAGCTATTTCAGTGTCTTTAACGACCACCTCACCGACGGCTCGCACCCCGAGGCGCCCTACAACAAGCTTGCCTCTGACCACGGACAAATCATGGCGCATGTTCGGATGCGTGGCGCGAACAACAAAAGCTGA
- a CDS encoding threonine ammonia-lyase → MTDITMIRAAAERLKGHARRTPLLSSPFLDEIAGRRVFVKPECLQHTGSFKYRGGRSAVSALDDTTRAKGVLAFSSGNHAQGVALAAREFGVPAVIIMPKDAPEIKINNTRALGADVVLYDRAGGESREALGDTLQAERGLTLIRPYDEPQVIAGQGTCGLEIAEQAAELGIKDAEVLVCCGGGGLTSGIALACEADAPGFKVRPVEPDGFDDVKRSLLSGNIETNNQMSGNICDAILTPAPGHITFPILQRLVGPGIVVSEDDCLRTMAHAFERLKVIAEPGGAAALAAALFHGDELNADTVICTISGGNVDAPMFERALQLTR, encoded by the coding sequence ATGACCGATATCACCATGATTCGCGCCGCCGCCGAGCGGCTCAAGGGCCATGCCCGGCGCACCCCGCTTTTGTCCTCGCCTTTCCTTGATGAGATCGCCGGGCGGCGTGTCTTCGTCAAACCCGAATGCCTGCAACATACCGGAAGCTTCAAATACCGCGGTGGGCGCTCGGCCGTGTCCGCGCTTGATGACACCACCCGCGCCAAAGGCGTTCTGGCCTTTTCGTCGGGCAACCACGCCCAGGGCGTAGCACTGGCAGCGCGAGAATTTGGTGTGCCTGCGGTGATCATCATGCCCAAGGACGCACCGGAGATTAAAATCAACAACACCCGTGCCCTGGGCGCCGACGTGGTGCTTTATGACCGTGCTGGCGGCGAAAGCCGCGAGGCGTTGGGGGATACGCTTCAGGCTGAACGCGGGCTGACACTGATCCGACCCTACGACGAACCCCAAGTTATCGCGGGTCAAGGCACCTGCGGGCTGGAGATTGCCGAACAGGCGGCTGAGCTTGGCATTAAAGACGCCGAGGTGCTGGTCTGTTGCGGTGGCGGCGGGCTGACATCCGGCATTGCGCTGGCCTGTGAGGCCGACGCGCCGGGGTTCAAAGTGCGCCCCGTAGAGCCCGATGGGTTCGATGACGTCAAACGCTCCCTTCTCTCGGGCAACATTGAAACCAACAACCAGATGTCCGGCAATATCTGCGATGCTATCCTGACCCCTGCGCCGGGCCATATCACCTTTCCGATTCTGCAACGCCTCGTTGGCCCCGGCATCGTCGTGAGCGAAGACGACTGCCTGCGCACCATGGCCCACGCCTTTGAACGACTCAAAGTCATCGCAGAACCCGGCGGTGCCGCCGCTCTGGCCGCTGCGCTCTTCCACGGAGATGAGCTGAACGCCGATACGGTGATCTGCACCATCTCGGGCGGCAATGTAGATGCGCCGATGTTTGAACGCGCCCTTCAACTCACAAGGTAA